Proteins encoded within one genomic window of Pararhizobium capsulatum DSM 1112:
- a CDS encoding cupin domain-containing protein, giving the protein MSQYKARPPAISTILVDDAVVRITRWDFEPGADTGHHVHGLGYVVVPMTDCRFLLEEPGGERRVDIAKGAAYRREAGMEHNVVNAGPEPMSFIEIEYK; this is encoded by the coding sequence ATGAGCCAATACAAAGCCCGCCCGCCTGCCATTTCCACCATTCTTGTCGACGACGCCGTGGTGCGCATCACCCGCTGGGATTTTGAGCCCGGCGCCGATACCGGCCATCATGTGCACGGGCTCGGCTACGTCGTCGTGCCGATGACCGATTGCCGGTTCCTGCTGGAGGAGCCAGGTGGCGAGCGGCGAGTGGATATCGCCAAGGGTGCGGCCTACCGGCGCGAGGCGGGCATGGAACACAATGTCGTCAATGCCGGACCTGAGCCCATGTCGTTCATCGAGATCGAGTACAAGTGA